In Pseudovibrio brasiliensis, the following are encoded in one genomic region:
- the dnaA gene encoding chromosomal replication initiator protein DnaA translates to MHVQEAPGPEQWDRVKKRLRAELGEDVFTSWFARVDMEGHNNGTVRLSVPTRFLKQWIQSHYSERLMGLWKNECDDIHKIELTVRGAVRPRPAAAKPAARPALGGKTDMRPIQVNDPVGLRAASPAPAMMGGRAGRSDLSSKDVLEGASLDPKYVFESFVEGESNVLALAAAKQVAGGGVVTFNPLYLHASVGLGKTHLMQAIANQARMAGRRVLYLTAEHFMYRFVAALQAQSAMSFKETLRSIDLLLIDDMQFLHGKQVQQEFCHTLNALIDGARQVVVAADRAPAELESLDDRVRSRLAGGLVVNISEPDFQLRRAIIEDRMRAQQRSYPNFTVPDAVLDYVARNVTSSGRDLEGALNRLVAHNQLTNSPVTLEMAEITLRDLIRAAEPRRVKIEDIQRVVSKHYNVTKADLLSARRTRTIVRPRQIAMYLAKMMTPRSLPEIGRRFGNRDHTTVLHAVRKIEELSKADNGLAQELELLKRMLDA, encoded by the coding sequence ATGCACGTTCAGGAAGCTCCAGGGCCGGAGCAATGGGATCGCGTTAAGAAGCGTCTACGTGCGGAACTGGGTGAAGACGTATTCACCAGCTGGTTTGCACGCGTTGATATGGAAGGGCACAACAACGGCACCGTCCGTCTGTCCGTTCCTACTCGGTTTCTAAAGCAATGGATCCAGTCTCATTATTCAGAGCGTCTGATGGGACTTTGGAAGAATGAATGCGACGACATTCATAAGATCGAACTCACCGTACGCGGTGCTGTTCGTCCACGTCCAGCAGCGGCTAAGCCAGCTGCACGCCCAGCACTGGGTGGCAAGACTGATATGCGCCCAATTCAGGTAAATGATCCTGTTGGTTTGCGCGCCGCATCCCCAGCACCCGCAATGATGGGTGGCCGGGCTGGTCGTTCCGATCTCTCCTCCAAAGACGTGCTCGAAGGTGCTTCCCTCGATCCGAAATACGTTTTTGAAAGTTTTGTTGAAGGTGAATCCAACGTTCTCGCTCTTGCTGCAGCTAAGCAGGTCGCAGGCGGTGGTGTCGTAACCTTTAACCCACTCTACCTCCATGCTTCTGTAGGTCTTGGTAAGACCCACCTGATGCAGGCGATTGCAAATCAGGCCCGTATGGCTGGTCGCCGCGTTCTGTATCTCACAGCAGAGCATTTCATGTACCGCTTTGTTGCAGCGCTTCAGGCACAGTCTGCAATGTCCTTTAAGGAAACTTTGCGTTCTATCGATCTTCTTCTGATCGATGACATGCAGTTCCTTCACGGCAAGCAGGTGCAGCAGGAGTTCTGCCACACTCTTAATGCATTGATTGATGGTGCTCGTCAGGTTGTTGTTGCAGCTGACCGCGCTCCGGCTGAATTGGAAAGCCTGGATGATCGCGTTCGCTCCCGCCTGGCAGGTGGTCTGGTCGTAAATATCTCCGAGCCAGATTTCCAGCTTCGTCGCGCTATCATCGAAGACCGTATGCGCGCTCAGCAGCGCTCATACCCGAACTTCACCGTGCCGGACGCTGTTCTGGACTACGTAGCGCGCAACGTTACCTCCTCTGGTCGTGACCTTGAAGGCGCTCTGAACCGTCTCGTTGCACACAATCAGCTGACCAATTCTCCGGTAACTCTGGAAATGGCTGAAATCACTCTACGTGATCTCATCCGTGCAGCTGAGCCACGCCGCGTCAAAATCGAAGATATTCAGCGCGTCGTTTCCAAGCATTATAACGTCACAAAAGCAGATCTGCTTTCTGCACGCCGTACCCGCACCATCGTGCGTCCGCGTCAGATCGCAATGTATCTCGCCAAGATGATGACCCCACGGTCTCTGCCTGAGATCGGTCGTCGCTTCGGTAACCGTGACCACACAACAGTGCTTCACGCAGTTCGTAAAATCGAAGAGCTCTCCAAGGCAGACAATGGTCTGGCGCAGGAGCTGGAGCTGCTGAAACGCATGCTGGACGCGTAA
- the dnaN gene encoding DNA polymerase III subunit beta, whose amino-acid sequence MKVTLERTELLKSLTHVHRVVERRNTIPILSNVMLQAEGGNLKLKATDLDLEVVESIAAMVETPGATTVPAHMIYEIVRKLPDGSQVVLETSGDDSTMEIRAGRSRFALQILPVTDFPDLTAGEFSHSFTMTAGGIRKLIDSTQFAISTEETRYYLNGIYMHSLDIGEGLRFRAVATDGHRLAQAELEAPEGSDGMPGIIVPRKTVGEIQKLLDDPEVEIKVEISETKIRFTIGDIILTSKLIDGTFPDYERVIPKGNDKELRVDRDVFKEAVDRVSTIASDRGRAVKMALSEGKIVLTVTNPDSGTATEEVAVEYDNEEFEIGFNSKYLLDIAAQLEADTALFTLADSGSPTLVRDEGSDEAIYVLMPMRV is encoded by the coding sequence ATGAAAGTGACACTTGAGCGGACCGAGCTTTTGAAGTCTCTGACCCACGTACACCGTGTGGTTGAACGGCGGAACACCATTCCGATCCTCTCCAACGTTATGCTGCAGGCTGAAGGTGGAAACCTGAAACTGAAAGCAACCGACTTGGATCTTGAGGTCGTGGAAAGCATCGCAGCAATGGTGGAAACACCTGGCGCGACCACCGTTCCGGCACACATGATCTACGAGATCGTGCGTAAACTGCCAGATGGCTCTCAGGTTGTTCTGGAAACCTCCGGTGATGACAGCACCATGGAAATCCGTGCAGGCCGTTCACGCTTTGCGCTGCAGATCCTGCCAGTCACCGACTTCCCTGATCTGACAGCAGGTGAGTTCTCTCACAGTTTCACCATGACTGCTGGTGGCATCCGCAAGTTGATCGACAGCACCCAGTTTGCGATCTCTACGGAAGAAACCCGCTACTACCTCAACGGTATCTACATGCATTCTCTGGACATCGGTGAAGGTCTGCGTTTCCGCGCAGTTGCAACTGATGGTCACCGCCTCGCTCAGGCTGAGCTTGAGGCGCCAGAAGGCTCCGACGGCATGCCGGGCATCATCGTACCACGTAAAACCGTTGGCGAAATCCAGAAGCTGCTGGACGATCCTGAAGTTGAAATCAAGGTCGAGATCTCCGAGACCAAGATCCGCTTCACCATTGGTGACATCATTCTCACTTCCAAGCTGATCGACGGCACCTTCCCAGACTACGAGCGCGTTATTCCGAAAGGAAACGACAAGGAACTGCGCGTTGACCGTGATGTCTTCAAAGAAGCTGTCGACCGCGTGTCCACCATCGCATCCGACCGTGGCCGCGCAGTGAAGATGGCGCTCAGCGAAGGCAAGATCGTTCTGACCGTGACCAACCCGGATTCCGGTACCGCGACTGAAGAAGTTGCAGTTGAGTACGACAACGAAGAATTCGAGATCGGCTTTAACTCCAAGTACCTGCTGGATATCGCAGCACAGCTGGAAGCAGACACCGCGCTCTTCACTCTCGCAGACTCCGGTTCACCAACTCTGGTCCGCGATGAAGGCAGCGACGAAGCGATCTACGTTTTGATGCCAATGCGCGTATAA